Proteins from a genomic interval of Streptomyces sp. NBC_01445:
- a CDS encoding GntR family transcriptional regulator: protein MTTRADRRPTIGESHQSLRERVYVELRERIIEGTFPAGMRLVERELADQLGVSRIPLREAMQRLEREGFLSVQARRGSVVTDFGAQDATYLFDVRENLEGLAAGLAARHATTTQLRAMERLLARSRKASDAGRLRQAVAHNADFHQQIVEASGNPLLQELMAPLDARLRRLFRLTSDLNDGDPMCGEHERLYEAVRDRDAARAEELARHHVAGTRDSALRYFSDAATRIADGGNGADSGTDAG from the coding sequence ATGACCACCCGCGCTGACCGCCGCCCCACGATCGGTGAGAGCCACCAGTCCCTGAGAGAACGGGTCTACGTGGAACTCCGCGAGCGGATCATCGAGGGGACGTTCCCGGCGGGCATGCGACTGGTGGAGCGCGAACTGGCGGACCAGCTGGGTGTCTCCCGTATCCCGTTGAGGGAAGCCATGCAGCGGCTCGAACGGGAGGGCTTTCTGTCCGTGCAGGCCAGGCGCGGCTCGGTGGTCACGGATTTCGGCGCGCAGGACGCGACGTACCTCTTCGACGTCCGCGAGAACCTCGAGGGCCTGGCGGCGGGACTCGCGGCGCGCCACGCGACGACCACCCAACTACGCGCGATGGAGCGCCTGTTGGCGCGCAGCCGCAAGGCATCCGACGCGGGTCGGCTGCGCCAGGCCGTGGCGCACAACGCGGACTTCCACCAGCAGATCGTCGAGGCGTCGGGCAACCCGCTCCTCCAGGAGCTGATGGCGCCTCTGGACGCGCGGCTGCGCCGGCTCTTCCGACTGACCTCCGACCTCAACGACGGCGATCCGATGTGCGGGGAGCACGAGCGTCTGTACGAGGCGGTCCGCGACCGCGACGCGGCCCGGGCAGAGGAACTGGCCCGCCACCACGTGGCCGGCACCCGCGACTCGGCGCTGCGTTACTTCTCCGACGCGGCGACGCGGATCGCCGACGGAGGCAATGGCGCGGACAGCGGCACCGACGCCGGCTGA
- a CDS encoding TetR/AcrR family transcriptional regulator — protein MSRRRCLRPPHPSSSGTRPPGTDCPGAFDERGFQSVNTDDIAQVVCAGPTLHRHFPSKAELPVAAASPAANSDVRT, from the coding sequence ATGAGCAGGAGGCGGTGCCTCCGGCCGCCGCACCCGTCGAGTAGCGGAACCCGCCCGCCCGGAACAGATTGCCCCGGCGCCTTCGACGAGCGCGGCTTCCAGTCGGTGAACACCGACGACATCGCGCAGGTGGTATGCGCCGGGCCCACCCTCCACAGGCACTTCCCCAGCAAGGCGGAACTCCCCGTCGCGGCGGCATCCCCGGCGGCGAACAGCGACGTGCGGACATGA
- a CDS encoding MFS transporter: protein MSTVAGGATDPEARRRSGPWKVAGASMIGTSVEWYDFGIYATAAALVFPELFFPEMNRALGTLMSFATLFVGSLGRPLGAVVFGHIGDRYGRKRALIWSMTLMGGATFCIGLLPGYASIGVAAPLLLVLIRMVQSLAIGGEWGGAVLFAVEHAPPRRRAFFGSFPQVGDGVGYFMSTGVFALAALAGHDALVGWAWRLPFLLSAVLVLVGLVIRSSMEESPEFEAARRAEAAEEKQAAPFVAVVRDAWKTWLLASGAFLITVGGYYVVVTFMSTYAVNELGFTDSQVAGAGTAASVVVIVCTPLAALVADRLGLRRVTLTGILLHLVVAFPMFWLADTRSVPGLWLAMCLPMLASTVAYASIGTLISGWFAPRVRYTGLSMSFQTAGLIGTLAPAAATWLFSAAGDSWTPVATAFAVMALVSAGCLAAFRQAPGVESEVADLDEQEAVPPAAAPVE, encoded by the coding sequence ATGAGCACAGTCGCAGGTGGCGCTACGGACCCGGAAGCACGGCGCCGGTCCGGTCCGTGGAAGGTCGCCGGGGCCTCGATGATCGGCACCAGCGTCGAGTGGTACGACTTCGGCATCTACGCCACCGCCGCCGCGCTCGTCTTCCCCGAGCTGTTCTTCCCCGAGATGAACCGGGCGCTCGGCACGCTCATGTCGTTCGCGACGCTCTTCGTGGGCTCCCTCGGGCGCCCGCTCGGCGCGGTCGTGTTCGGGCACATCGGTGACCGCTACGGCCGTAAGCGCGCCCTGATCTGGTCCATGACGCTCATGGGCGGCGCCACCTTCTGTATCGGCCTGCTCCCGGGCTACGCCTCCATCGGCGTCGCCGCGCCGCTCCTGCTCGTCCTCATCCGCATGGTCCAGTCGCTCGCGATCGGCGGCGAGTGGGGCGGCGCCGTGCTGTTCGCCGTCGAACACGCCCCGCCCCGGCGCCGGGCCTTCTTCGGCTCCTTCCCCCAAGTCGGCGACGGGGTCGGCTACTTCATGTCCACCGGCGTCTTCGCGCTCGCGGCACTGGCGGGCCATGACGCACTCGTCGGCTGGGCCTGGCGCCTGCCCTTCCTGCTCTCCGCCGTCCTGGTGCTGGTCGGCCTCGTGATCCGCAGCTCCATGGAGGAGTCGCCCGAGTTCGAGGCCGCGCGCCGGGCCGAGGCCGCCGAGGAGAAGCAGGCCGCACCGTTCGTCGCCGTCGTCCGCGACGCCTGGAAGACCTGGCTGCTCGCCTCCGGCGCCTTCCTCATCACCGTCGGCGGCTACTACGTGGTCGTCACCTTCATGTCGACCTATGCCGTCAACGAACTCGGCTTCACCGACTCGCAGGTGGCGGGCGCCGGCACGGCCGCCTCCGTGGTCGTCATCGTGTGCACCCCGCTGGCCGCCCTGGTCGCCGACCGCCTCGGGCTGCGCCGGGTGACGCTGACCGGCATCCTGCTGCACCTCGTCGTGGCCTTCCCGATGTTCTGGCTCGCCGACACCCGTTCCGTGCCCGGACTCTGGCTCGCCATGTGCCTGCCGATGCTCGCCAGCACCGTCGCATACGCCTCGATCGGCACGCTCATATCCGGTTGGTTCGCTCCCCGGGTGCGCTACACGGGTCTCTCCATGAGCTTCCAGACGGCGGGGCTCATCGGCACGCTGGCCCCGGCGGCGGCGACCTGGCTGTTCAGTGCCGCCGGAGACTCATGGACCCCGGTCGCCACCGCCTTCGCCGTGATGGCGCTGGTCAGTGCGGGCTGCCTCGCCGCGTTCCGGCAGGCGCCGGGCGTGGAGTCGGAGGTTGCGGACCTCGATGAGCAGGAGGCGGTGCCTCCGGCCGCCGCACCCGTCGAGTAG
- a CDS encoding FadR/GntR family transcriptional regulator yields MSNSESRDEWTAGTRQAASHAVVAEALRQRIALGGFGPGDRLPTERELSAVFGVGRNTVRQAVRELAEEGLVTTTLGRNGGTRVAPTPPGGEGSRAAITATIRASLRDYMEYRLAIEPYAARLAAERGAGAARRELVAMLENRVADLGEYHRCDTAFHLGIAAAGGNEVLAEAVTRARAEMFVGGNALWLGSDWSRVYPAERDFGSAFREEHEAIALAVLSGDGAAAEARMRDHLLDSHRQFLALLDQFAAQD; encoded by the coding sequence GTGAGCAACAGCGAGAGTCGTGACGAATGGACGGCCGGAACCCGCCAGGCGGCGTCGCACGCCGTGGTGGCCGAGGCGCTCCGGCAGCGCATCGCGCTCGGCGGTTTCGGACCGGGCGACCGGCTGCCCACCGAGCGGGAGCTGTCCGCCGTCTTCGGGGTGGGGCGCAACACCGTGCGGCAGGCGGTGCGCGAGCTGGCCGAAGAAGGCCTGGTCACGACCACGTTGGGGCGCAACGGCGGCACTCGCGTGGCACCCACCCCGCCCGGCGGGGAGGGTTCCCGGGCCGCGATCACCGCGACGATCCGGGCCTCGTTGCGCGACTACATGGAGTACCGCCTCGCGATCGAGCCGTACGCGGCCCGTCTCGCCGCCGAGCGCGGGGCGGGGGCGGCCCGCCGCGAACTGGTGGCGATGCTGGAAAACCGGGTCGCCGACCTCGGCGAGTACCACCGCTGCGACACCGCGTTCCACCTGGGCATCGCGGCCGCCGGCGGGAACGAGGTGCTCGCGGAGGCGGTGACGCGGGCCCGCGCCGAGATGTTCGTCGGCGGCAACGCGCTGTGGCTCGGCTCCGACTGGAGCCGCGTGTACCCGGCGGAGCGGGACTTCGGCTCCGCGTTCCGGGAGGAGCACGAGGCCATCGCGCTCGCCGTGCTGTCCGGAGACGGGGCCGCGGCCGAGGCGCGGATGCGGGATCACCTGCTCGACTCGCACCGCCAATTCCTGGCGCTGCTCGACCAGTTCGCCGCTCAGGACTGA
- a CDS encoding pyridoxal phosphate-dependent decarboxylase family protein: protein MHSYDEDLTQQVMDHLLHRLRLDPPPLGRLGDHQELTLALKDAIGPAPQPPADVLRTYTDALEPTVVSCDHPAFLAFIPGAPTKAAALFDMVLSASSLHGVSWLEASGAVAAENQVLRLFADLAGLPADAGGCFVSGGSAGNLSALVVARDTGRHRRGLDERAPVRIAVSDQVHSSVGNTLRILGVEPLVVPTSDHRLTGEALRAALDAAERDGGAPVVAAVATAGTTNAGIIDDLEGVAEQTRARDLWLHIDAAYGGAALFVPELRERLRGIEHADSLVVDPHKWMFAPFDCGALLYRDPKSARAVHTQDASYLDAIHGANGADDETEWNPSDYAYHLTRRPRGLPLWFSLAVHGTDAYRDAVARGADIARRTARLVERTEGLELLREPELTVVLVRRTGWQPEDYYAWSKRLLASGTAFVTPSVWEGETVARLAFLHPDITEGTVRALLDSLVDEG from the coding sequence GTGCACTCTTACGACGAGGACCTCACTCAGCAGGTCATGGACCACCTGCTGCACCGACTCCGGCTCGACCCGCCGCCGCTCGGCCGCCTCGGAGACCACCAGGAGCTGACCCTGGCGCTCAAGGACGCGATCGGACCCGCCCCGCAGCCCCCCGCCGACGTGCTGCGCACCTACACCGACGCCCTGGAGCCCACGGTCGTCTCGTGCGACCACCCGGCGTTCCTCGCGTTCATACCCGGCGCCCCCACCAAGGCCGCCGCCCTGTTCGACATGGTGCTCTCGGCGTCATCGCTGCACGGCGTCTCCTGGCTGGAGGCGTCCGGCGCGGTCGCGGCGGAGAACCAGGTGCTGCGCCTGTTCGCCGACCTGGCGGGGCTGCCCGCCGACGCCGGCGGCTGCTTCGTCAGCGGCGGCTCCGCCGGAAACCTCTCCGCCCTCGTCGTCGCCCGCGACACCGGCCGCCACCGCCGGGGCCTGGACGAGCGCGCTCCGGTCCGGATCGCGGTCAGCGACCAGGTCCATTCCTCGGTCGGCAACACGCTGCGCATCCTCGGCGTCGAGCCCCTCGTCGTGCCCACTTCCGACCACCGCCTCACCGGCGAAGCCCTGCGCGCCGCGCTGGACGCCGCCGAGCGGGACGGCGGCGCGCCCGTCGTCGCCGCCGTCGCCACCGCGGGCACCACCAACGCCGGCATCATCGACGACCTCGAAGGCGTCGCCGAGCAGACCCGCGCCCGTGACCTGTGGCTGCACATCGACGCCGCGTACGGCGGCGCGGCGCTCTTCGTCCCGGAGCTGCGCGAGCGCCTGCGGGGCATCGAGCACGCCGACTCGCTCGTCGTCGACCCCCACAAGTGGATGTTCGCGCCCTTCGACTGCGGCGCGCTGCTCTACCGCGATCCGAAGTCGGCCCGCGCGGTCCACACCCAGGACGCGTCCTACCTCGACGCCATCCACGGGGCGAACGGCGCCGATGACGAGACCGAGTGGAACCCGAGCGACTACGCGTACCACCTCACGCGCCGCCCCCGCGGTCTTCCGCTGTGGTTCTCGCTCGCCGTGCACGGCACCGACGCCTACCGCGACGCCGTCGCCCGGGGCGCCGACATCGCCCGTCGCACCGCCCGCCTCGTCGAGCGGACCGAGGGCCTGGAGCTGCTGCGCGAGCCCGAGTTGACCGTGGTCCTCGTGCGCCGCACCGGCTGGCAGCCGGAGGACTACTACGCCTGGTCCAAGAGGCTGCTGGCCTCGGGGACCGCCTTCGTCACCCCGAGCGTCTGGGAGGGCGAAACGGTCGCCCGCCTCGCCTTCCTCCACCCGGACATCACCGAGGGGACCGTCCGCGCCCTCCTCGACTCACTCGTCGACGAGGGGTAG